From the genome of Blautia pseudococcoides, one region includes:
- a CDS encoding radical SAM protein — protein sequence MHYTGTIWRPPYEAGSLLIEVTAGCTHHKCKFCTLYDDLPFKFRMSPLEDVEADLLEAQIQMRSWRSKQVKRIYLVGANPFVLQFERLEKISKLIHQYFPECETIGCFARVTDVTLKTDEELKKLHRLGYDGITIGVETGDNEALTFMHKGYLAQEIVEQTKRLDQASITYNFFYLTGVSGSGRGVEGALESAKIFNMTRPKIIGSSMLTIYPESELYEEIQKGNWAEESELEKLNELKTLIEHLEIPVYFATLGASNAVWVEGTLPKNKETMIAQLEKICHPDNEAVLRQYRTNLPHL from the coding sequence ATGCACTATACAGGAACTATCTGGCGTCCGCCTTATGAGGCTGGTTCGTTGCTAATTGAAGTTACGGCAGGATGTACTCACCACAAATGTAAATTTTGTACGTTGTATGATGATCTTCCGTTTAAGTTCCGTATGTCCCCCTTGGAGGATGTGGAAGCCGATCTTTTGGAAGCACAGATTCAGATGCGTTCTTGGAGAAGCAAACAGGTGAAGCGAATTTACTTGGTTGGCGCAAATCCGTTTGTCCTCCAATTTGAACGGCTGGAAAAAATATCGAAGCTCATTCATCAATACTTCCCGGAATGTGAAACAATCGGGTGCTTTGCGCGCGTAACAGATGTGACCCTTAAAACAGATGAGGAATTAAAGAAATTACACCGGCTTGGATATGACGGAATTACGATAGGAGTAGAAACTGGTGATAATGAAGCACTGACGTTTATGCACAAGGGTTATCTGGCCCAGGAAATAGTGGAGCAGACGAAACGGCTGGATCAGGCTTCTATTACCTACAACTTTTTTTATCTCACCGGGGTATCAGGTTCTGGCCGTGGAGTTGAGGGCGCACTAGAAAGTGCAAAAATCTTCAATATGACCCGCCCTAAAATCATTGGTTCCTCCATGCTGACCATTTACCCAGAATCTGAATTGTATGAGGAAATTCAAAAAGGAAACTGGGCTGAAGAAAGTGAATTAGAAAAATTAAATGAGCTGAAAACACTAATTGAACACCTGGAAATTCCTGTGTATTTTGCTACCTTGGGAGCCTCTAATGCCGTCTGGGTAGAAGGAACACTTCCTAAAAATAAGGAAACGATGATTGCCCAGTTAGAAAAGA